AAGAAGAACACTAGAAAATACGTAATAAAAAAAGTCATGTTTTAACCTATCAAATGTAGCTACGTGTACATTATCAACATATTTCCtaaaactttattattattattattattattattattattattattttttggataatATGGTTTTTCCAAAGTAGGTAAGGCAGCCCCCCACCCCGGTCAAGAGGCCAGTTAGGCTGtttctaataaataaattttgaagtaACAAACGTGGTCTTGGCGCTAAGTGATTTTCTTTCTGGTCGAGAGATTAGGCTGTTTCTCagccaaaaataataataataaataacaaaggtGGTCTTACTGCTAAAGTGTTTTTTCTAAAGTAATGCTGCCCTTCTGGTCAAGAGCTTAAACCGTTTCTCAACAAAAAGGAAGCGCTAAACTGATTTTTCTAAAGTAggtaagaaaaaattgaaaagtaacAAAAGTGGTCTTAGCACTAAATTGCCCTAGATGGCAAAGAGCCAAACACTTGTAACTAGGCAATATAGGACTTAGCACCTATGACTTTATTTATAAATCATCCACTCTATGTATGctacttctcatcttcccaatatgagaccaAGGTGTTACACTCGAATATGCTCTTTTTTGGATATCAACCAAAACATATTCTCAAAACTTTCATTCTAAGTATGTGCTCTTAAATAGAGGTCTCTCATGCATTCTAATTCGATCGATAGGGATAAGATAttctttagattttattttgagaattaTTTTGGGATATGCTAGGTTCTTTCTTAGTGTTTTTTCCGTGTCCTCCTGGTCCtatgtgaaaattattaaaaaaaaaataaaattagaacaCATGATTATAATGAAAGTTTTGAGAATATGTTTTGGTTGATATCCAAAACTGAGCATATACgattgtatttatatatatttgatagaCACAAAGTGTTTGGCTCTTGGCTCAATaaatatttagctaaattttagctaaaagaccacatttttttttattttatctattcaATCATTTAAAGAACCTACATCCGACTTAGCATTTTTTATTAGAGGAGagatataagaaagaaaattttcttcactagCAATGCGGCAGCATCTACTTTATAAAAAGCAATTTAGAACTAAGACTACGTTCGTTaccttttagatttttatttaattttttaatattttacctAACCTCTTGACTACTTGACTACCAAGGGAATCAcctacttaaaaaataaaaaaataaatagcattTAGCGCCAAGAACACGTTTGTTACTttccaattttgtattttactgGAAACAGTCTACTTTAGCGAAAGTAATTTGGTGCttagaataaaaaagatattGGTAATGGGATTAAAAAGAAGTTGGAAATTAAGCTAGTTAAAGTCTTCATAGGAccaataaaatttcattaacGACAGAAGTTTCGAGGAAATTTTCTCACTCTAATAAATGTTAAGTGTCTTCTAACAGAaaaaatgatcctctccatttcaaatctcttcaatttctttaatttagtgcattttaaaaagtagtgttgtctaaaccctaaaatatgtTACATATGTagataaaatttttggacaacactattcttcaaaatgcactaaatagaggaAATGAAGGAGACTTGAAATGGTGAGGATCCTTTTCCCCTCTTAACATATGAGacgcacattttttttttttttttaaacattctTAACAATCATTTATTAACTTTCTACTAACTTAAAGggacacaaattttttacaaactggTTTTGAGGAAATTTCTATACAACCTAAGGACCGAAACATGTTAGAAGACATTTGACATTTATTAGAgtgagttgaaagaaatttccttcCATTCATAgaaattttgtcttctttcAATTAATTAGGAGAGAAgagagtttgaaagaaatttgtatCCTTTAATTAATTGGCAGAGAGGAGAGAGTGACAGCTAGTTTGACCAACGAGCGTGAGTTGTATTTGAGTGTGTGAAAGAAACGCCACATAAATGAATTATTTCTCATCTCCCCAACCCTTCATATTAACTGCACAAGACTCACACCGCATGAATTACTTGTATCTCATCCAATCCAACTGTTCATTTCAGATTGGAGGCACACGCAAATGACTTGACTTCATCAAGTGAGTGCCACGTGGTCTGGTCCATTGCGCTTAATTTGTAAGAGAAATGTTTGACTTCATTAAAAAGTCCAtcttttggtcattttaatcttaggtggcatggtccattttaaaattaatagattttaaacaatacaTTAATAAATTTCTGAAAAATTGACCATGCCACTTAGGATTAAAATGGCCGAAAGATagactttttaatgaagccaagcatttctcAATTTGTAATTAGCTTGCGACTCCTGAGCTTTCATATTATTAGGTGCACAACACTCTAGATCTGTGTGCAGCCTATAAATTGAAGCTCTCTCCTACCTTCACCCCCAGCCTCCAAGCATATCTAAGGAAACACTAAATCCAACATAATGGGGGGTTTCTTATcgctttctctcttcattttcatgCGCTTGCTTTTCTTACTTTCACTCTTGAATCTTATACtccctctttcttctccttttgtgCAACCCCTGTGTCATGATGATGAAAGCTCTGCCTCGTTGCAATTCAAGGAAAGCTTTATCATCAAAGAAGATGcctcttcttcttattattattattatcctcctcatcctAATTGTGAAAAGGTTGTGTCATGGACAGTAGAAGGAGACAAAAGTGATTGCTGCTCGTGGGATGGGGTGGAGTGCGATGAGGCCACAGGTCATGTAATTGGCCTCGACTTCAGTGACAGCTGTCTCTACGGTTCTATCAATTCCACCAGTAGCCTTTTTAGCCTTATTCACCTCCAAAGTCTTAACCTTGCCTACAATGACTTTAACTACTCCCAAATCCCATTTGAAGTAGGCAATCTTTCGAGGCTAACCCATCTCAACCTCTCCCAATCCATGTTTTCAAGACAAATCCCTTCAAGAGTTTCACAACTCTCCAAGTTATCTTCCCTTGATCTGTCTTCCAGTGGTGGTTTATATACTGGATGAGATCTGAGAAGTTTTGTCCAAAACTTCACAAGCCTAGAAGAACTTTTACTCTCTCATGTCAATATCTCGTCTGTTGTACCTGAAAGTTTGGCAATTTTATCTTCTTTGAAAACTCTACATCTAACATTTTGTGGATTGCTTGGGGAATTCCCAAACAGAATTTTTCAGCTACCAGACCTTCGGGATCTTAGCATAGCAGAGAATGAGAATCTCATTGGTCAATTGCCCGAATTTCACTCTAACAGTTCTCTTGAGGTTTTGGAACTCTACGAAACAGGTTTTTATAGTAAACTACCAACTTCAATCGGAAACCTAAGGCCTTTACATGTTTTAGATTTTGACACATGCCATTTTAATGGATCTATCCCACATTCACTGAGTAACCTCACCCAACTCACTCTTTTGATTTTGTCATGGAACAATCTTATAGGTCACATCCCTTCTTCCTTGCCAAGTAACATGACCCAACTAACTTTTCTCAAGCTTGAAGAAAATAACTTGGAAGGTACCATTCCGAGCTCATTCTCTGAACTCAAGAGTATTGAGTTGCTTGACTTAGGAAGCAATAACTTGGAAGGTACCATTCCGAGCTCATTCTCTAAACTCAGGAGTATTGAGGTTCTTTACTTAGATGAAAATAACTTGGAAGGGACCATTCCGAGCTCATTCTCTGAACTCAAGAGTGTTGAGCTTCTTGGCTTAGGAGGAAATAACTTGGAAGGTACCATTCCGAGTTCATTCTCTGAACTCAAGAGTATTGAGCATCTTTACTTAAATGAAAATAACTTGAGTGGGATGCTGGATTTTGACATgtttcttaatttcaaaaatttaacttCGTTGGACCTTTCATCCAACAATTTGACATTGCTAACCAAGGCCAATTCAAATGATACTCTTCAACAGTTTGAAACTCTAGATTTGAGTTCTTGCAACTTGCGAAAATTCCCAGATTTCTTACGCAATCAAAACAAATTGAGCTTTCTTCATCTCTCACACAACAATCTTCAAGGCCTAATACCCAAATGGTTTTATAATGCAAGTATAGAATCTCTTGAGTTTATAAACCTTTCTGAAAATTTTCTAGTAGGCTTTGAACAATCACCAATAGTTCTCCCATGGTCTAAACTATCAAGTTTAGATCTTGGCAATAACTCGTTGCAAGGATCACTCCCAATTCCACCACCATCTACCACGATTTATCGAGTCCAAAGGAACTTCATAAGAGAAATGTCATCGTTGTTGATTTGCAATCTGAGTTCACTTGAACTACTTGATTTGTCCTATAACAACTTGAGTGGCATGCTTCCTCCATGTTTAGGAAACTTTAGTTCTCCTTTGTTAGTACTTCAACTACGAAGCAACGACTTCCATGGCACCATCCCAAAAACGTGGTCAAAGGGAAGTGGCTTAAAGATGATTGACTTAAGTGAAAACCAATTGCAAGGTCAGCTACCAAGATCCATGGCTAATTGTATGATGTTAGAGTTACCTTCATGTTGGTAACAATCAAATCAATGATACCTTTCCATTTTGGTTGGGAAATCTTTCTCGATTGAAGGTTCTCGTCCTCCGTTCTAATGCATTCCAAGGTGCAATACAGAGTCCTCTAATCAATTATACATTCTCTAAGTTGCATATCATTGATCTCTCTCAAAATAGTTTCTCTGGAAATTTGCCCACCGAGTATTTCCTATATTGGAATGCCATGAAAGTTGTTGGTGCAAATCAGTTGATATACATGGAGCTAGATATTACTAGCAGAGACGGCTCCTTCAATGGTACTGTCCTTTGCACAGTTACAGTGACAAACAAAGGCTTAAATTTGGAGTATGATAAAATCCAAGATCTGTTCACGGTCATTGATTTCTCAAGCAATAAATTTGAAGGAGAGATTCCAAAGCTCCTAGGAACTCTTAAAGGACTTCATTCACTAAATCTTTCAAATAATGCCCTCACTGGTTATATCCCCCCATCCTTGGGGAACTTGCGAAATATAGAATCAATGGATCATTCCAAAAACAAGTTGTTTGGAGAGATACCTCCACAACTAACACAACTCTTTTCCCTTGAGTACTTTAATGTCTCCAACAACTGTCTCACATGATTTATACCACATGGAAATCAATTTGACACATTTCAGAATAGTTCATTTGGAGGTAATTCAGGATTGTGTGGAAGCCCGCTATCAAAGAAATGTGAAAATTTCGAGTACACACCACCTTCTCCCTTTGGAGAGAATCAAAGCTCAGAGTCtccatttgaatttggttgAAAAATAGTTGTCATAGGATATGGATGCGGATTTGTGATAGGAGTTGTTATGGGGCAAATTGTAATTGCAAGGAAGTATGATTGGTTTGTGAAGATTTTTGGAAGGATGTAGTACACTTGAAGAATGGTGAATTGAAGAAAgtatcaaatttaaatttagttaaataaaatgttttaggaAAGGTATAAATGTTTATGTTTCTTGCATTATTATGTGGTGCTTGATGGAATTGTAAACCAGTAAAAATTTCAATGTAATATCTTACAATTTGTGTGTAAGTTTGCATGTGTCtgtattttcctttccttattttaATAATTCTCACATGAATTTagagatttttaattttggaagaCCACAACTTTACAGTAGGTTGTCCATTTAAGGTGATCATATATTCACCCACaagaaaataagaggaaaaaacaTAACTTAGATGTTCATTAAAACTTTGAAAGAATCATATCGTTGCATTCATTTTTAGTAGGTCTACCTATGCATTCACCACTT
This window of the Corylus avellana chromosome ca5, CavTom2PMs-1.0 genome carries:
- the LOC132180622 gene encoding receptor like protein 27-like; the encoded protein is MTQLTFLKLEENNLEGTIPSSFSELKSIELLDLGSNNLEGTIPSSFSKLRSIEVLYLDENNLEGTIPSSFSELKSVELLGLGGNNLEGTIPSSFSELKSIEHLYLNENNLSGMLDFDMFLNFKNLTSLDLSSNNLTLLTKANSNDTLQQFETLDLSSCNLRKFPDFLRNQNKLSFLHLSHNNLQGLIPKWFYNASIESLEFINLSENFLVGFEQSPIVLPWSKLSSLDLGNNSLQGSLPIPPPSTTIYRVQRNFIREMSSLLICNLSSLELLDLSYNNLSGMLPPCLGNFSSPLLVLQLRSNDFHGTIPKTWSKGSGLKMIDLSENQLQGQLPRSMANCMMLELPSCCFSGNLPTEYFLYWNAMKVVGANQLIYMELDITSRDGSFNGTVLCTVTVTNKGLNLEYDKIQDLFTDIYIGAGESSATTLEWPMSELIRNPRIMEKAQAEVRQVLIGKRKLEGKDMQQLDFAKYDQRNFKITSSCSLTNKRIQGKM